Proteins encoded in a region of the Planococcus citri chromosome 1, ihPlaCitr1.1, whole genome shotgun sequence genome:
- the Ufsp2 gene encoding ufm1-specific protease 2: MGPKLKIAELVIQRLNERKSPFLGELYGILHENTLIIVSFTLKYVEEQEEVKYRISENNFPTEIDLYGVVSCTQHIKKFTDNLPLDISNVFKDVVVTDNPILLSYGYLDKESNVQAFFNKNGVITATSYDIIPESEIWQQFVLVRLNIPLNFICHNVSQDKEDLIDNFSKKVSSGAAMFHVEQSDIYLTSNNAEDVSNGKGVTNVLCSESSSSPLLLYLKKICKEKNDTPVIVNVDVLMKTTCGKHFESSPKRALAIQHVTKIFEGIQGSLNLDSLIMFQKSKTEKHLYNALVDSVCRILKLVKQSFFIYENIPPEIYHFYPSYLGHFVTLVYPLNISDDDLTDSRKYVHIKFNLLCDRPIFRRSVKYSFQEKKNPEEILNNVHVGLPPSGINGTISMVQGTYSYFHYMHGNFNDNGWGCAYRSLQTLFSWYKHQGWTDHEIPTLREIQQKLVEIKDKPKAFLGSRNWIGSFEVSYVLDVMLSVTCRMLNVAIGESVADYAHDLANHFKKHGTPVMIGGGVLAHTILGIEINDETDEVKFLVLDPHFTGPDQLNIIQSKGWIGWKNADFWGKDAFYNMCLPYRKMGV; the protein is encoded by the exons atgggaccgaaattgaaaattgccgAGCTTGTAATTCAA CGTTTAAATGAGAGAAAATCACCATTCCTCGGAGAGCTGTACGGAATTCTACACGAAAATACTCTGATCATTGTTAGCTTCACTTTGAAATATGTCGAAGAGCAAGAAGAAGTGAAATATCGTAtcagtgaaaataattttcctacCGAAATTGACTTATATGGCGTTGTCAGCTGCACTcaacacattaaaaaatttaccgatAATTTACCTCTTGATATCAGTAATGTTTTCAAG GATGTTGTTGTCACCGATAACCCTATTCTTTTAAGCTATGGTTATTTGGATAAAGAAAGCAATGTACAAgcgtttttcaacaaaaatggtgTGATTACTGCTACATCTTATGACATCATTCCCGAATCCGAAATTTGGCAACAATTTGTTCTCGTTCGCTTGAACATTccattgaattttatttgtcaCAATGTATCTCAGGATAAAGAAGATTTGATtgataacttttcaaaaaaa GTATCTTCAGGAGCAGCCATGTTTCATGTTGAACAATCAGATATATATCTTACGTCCAATAACGCCGAAGACGTGAGTAATGGGAAAGGAGTTACTAATGTGCTGTGTAGTGAATCTTCTTCGTCACCTCTActtttatatttgaaaaaaatatgtaaagaaAAGAACGAT ACTCCTGTTATCGTTAACGTTGATGTATTAATGAAGACAACTTGTGGGAAACATTTTGAAAGCAGTCCAAAAAGAGCTCTGGCTATTCAACATGTTACAA aaatattcgaAGGCATCCAAGGTTCATTGAATTTAGATTCGTTAATTATGTTTCAAAAGAGTAAAACGGAAAAACATCTATATAATGCCTTAGTGGACAGCGTGTgccgaattttgaaattagttaaACAAAGTTTTTTCATATACGAAAACATTCCTCCtgaaatataccatttttaTCCTTCGTATTTAGGACATTTTGTCACTCTGGTGTATCCTTTGAACATTTCTGATGATGATTTGA CTGATTCTCGAAAATATGTTCAtattaaattcaatttgctGTGCGATAGACCCATATTCAGAAGATCAGTTAAATATTCATtccaagaaaagaaaaaccctgaagaaattttgaataatgttCACGTCGGGTTACCTCCTTCTGGAA TCAATGGTACCATTTCAATGGTACAAGGTACATACTCATATTTTCATTACATGCATGGTAATTTTAATGACAATGGATGGGGTTGTGCATATCGTTCTCTTCAAACATTGTTCTCGTGGTATAA GCATCAAGGTTGGACGGATCACGAAATACCCACTTTGAGAGAAATTCAACAGAAGTTAGTTGAAATAAAAGATAAACCCAAAGCTTTCCTGGGTTCCCGAAATTGGATTGGGTCATTCGAAGTGTCTTACGTACTCGACGTAATGCTTTCAGTTACATGCCGTATGTTGAATGTTGCTATTGGTGAATCGGTTGCTGACTATGCTCACGATTTGGCAAATCACTTTAAAAAACATGGCACGCCGGTTATGATCg GTGGAGGAGTTCTTGCTCACACCATTTTGGGAATCGAAATCAACGACGAAACAGATGAAGTTAAATTTTTGGTACTGGATCCACACTTTACCGGTCCAGATCAATTgaatattattcaaagtaaagGATGGATTGGATggaaaaatgctgatttttggggaaaagacGCGTTCTACAACATGTGTTTGCCATATAGAAAAATGGGTGTTTAG